A stretch of DNA from Bacillota bacterium:
CCCTCACCTGGAACCAGCGCAACCTCATCGCGGACGGGGTGGCGGAAGAACGCACCGGGGGAGGCCTGTCCACTTTCGGAGTGCAGGTTGTTGAAGAAATGAACAGACTGGGGATGATGGTGGACGTCTCCCACCTCTCCGAAGCGGGGTTCTGGCACGTGGCGGCAACGTGCCGGGCTCCCTTTGTGGCGTCTCATTCCTGCTGCCGGGCCCTGTGCGACCACCGCCGGAACCTCACCGATGATCAGATCAGGGCTCTGGCCCGGGCGGGTGGGGTGGTGGGCATCAACTTTGCCCCCAACTTCCTGAGGGAGGACGGGCGGGCGACCTGGGAGGACGTGTTGCGGCACATCGAGCACGTGATCTCCCTGGTGGGGCCCGCCCACGTGGGGCTGGGCTCTGATTACGATGGCATCGGCGCCGCGCCGACGGGTGTGGAGGACGTATCCCGCCTTCCCGTACTCACCCGCGGCATGCTGGAAAGGGGCTTCAGCGAGGACGATGTCAGGAAGATCCTGGGAGAGAACTTCCTGCGCGTGCTGGAGCAGGTGATGGACCAGGGGACGGCGCCAGCAACGGACCAGGAGACCGCGCCAGCGACGGGACGAGCGCCGGCGACCGGTGAGGTAGCAGCTCCGGCAGGAGGGCGGGACCCGGGGCCGTGAGTGCGATCGCCGTGGACCGGGGGACCGAAGAGGGACGCAGGGCTGCCGGTGTCGGCGGGGCCGATATGGGAGCCGGGCCGGGGGAGGGACGGTTCGACCTCCACGTGCACACCACCGCTTCCGACGGCACCTGGGATCCTGCCCGCGTGGTCCGGGAGGCGGCCCGGCTGGGCTTGGCCGGGGTGGCTATCACCGACCACGACACGGTGGCGGGAGTCGCCGAGGGGGTGGCAGAAGGTGCGCGGGCGGGGATCACCGTGGTACCCGGGGTGGAGGTGGGGGCCGAGCGGGGCAGCGAAGAAGTGCACGTGCTCGGGTACTTCGTAGACGTCGACCACCGGGGCCTGCGCGCGACACTGCTCCGGTTGCAGGGTAGCAGGGAGCGGCGGATGGAACGCATGGCAGAGAGGGTGGCCCGGTTGGGAATGCCGGTTTCCCTCCAGCGGGTGAGGGAGTTGGCCGCAGGGGGTGCCCTCGGTCGCCCCCACATGGCCCGCGCCCTGGTAGAGGCGGGATACGCGACTTCGGTGAAAGAGGCTTTTGAGCGTTTCCTGGAACGGGGACGTCCCGGATATGTGCCGCGGGAGCACATCTCCCCGGAGGCGGCCGTGGGGGTGATCCGGGAGGCGGGCGGTGCGGGCGTGCTGGCCCATCCGGGTTTGTTGCGCGACGACAGCTTCATCCCGGACCTGGTGGCCTGTGGCCTGGCGGGGATCGAGGTGTACTACCCGGAGCACGGACCGGAAGCGGTGGCCAGGTACAGGGCGATGGCCCGCAGGCTGGGATTGATGGCGACGGGAGGCTCCGACTTCCACGGCGGTCCGGACTATCCGGCCAGATTGGGCCAGGTGACAGTGCCGGCGCGCGTGGTGGCGGACCTGGCCCGGCTGGCCCGGGTTCCCTGATGGGGGTGAGTGCGGTGAAGATAGGGCCCATGACGGCCGCCATCGGCCCGCGTCTCGAAACCGTGCTGGAGGCGTGTCGCGCTCAGGGGTGCAGCTACGCCGACGTCCGCTGGGTGCGGCGCGAGCAGGAGGAGATCAGGTGGCGCAACGGCCGCCTGCTGGGGGTGAGCCGGCCGCGTAGCGAAGGCTACGGTATCCGGGTGCTGGTGGAGGGAAGCTGGGGCTTTGCCGCCACAGCTTCGGCCACGAGCGAGGATCTGGCCAGGACTGCCCGGGAGGCAGTGGCCATCGCCCGGGCCAGCCGTAGCGCGGGCGGGCCTGCGGTGCAGCTGGCGCCCCAGGAACCGCAGCACGGTTTCTACGCCACCCCGGTGAAGAGGGACCCTTTTGCGGTGCCGCTGGAGGAGAAGCTCGCTCTCCTGGAGGACGCAGACCGGCTCATGCGGGCCGTCGGCGGTGCCGTGCGGGTCACGGAGGCCATGGTGGGGGCACGGCGGGAGAGAAAGGTGCTGGCCACCAGCGAGGGCACGCTGGCGGAACAGGAACTGGTGAGCACGGGCGCGGGCATGCAGGCCACTGCCGCCAGAAACGGGGAGGTCCAGTTCCGCAGCCATCCGAATGCCCACCGCGGCCACTGGGAGGCAGCCGGGTGGGAAGCGGTGGAGCGCATGCGCCTGCGCGAGCACGCGGAACGGGTAGGGCGGGAAGCCGGGCAGTTGCTGGATGCGCCTTCCTGCCCGGAGGGAATGACCACGCTTATCCTGGACGGCCGCCAGATGGCCCTGCAGCTGCACGAGTCCTGCGGCCACCCCGTGGAACTGGACCGGGTGCTGGGTCAGGAAGCGGCATATGCGGGCACCAGCTTCCTGGAGCCGGGGCTGCGGGGCCGCTACCGCTACGGCTCGCCCGAGGTGAACATCGTGGCCGACGCCACCGTCCCCGGGGGTCTGGGCACATTCGGATGGGACGACGAGGGGGTTCCCGCGCAGCGCGTTGGCCTGGTGGACGGGGGCATGTTCACCGGCTTTCTCACCTCCCGGGAGACGGCGCCGCGGGTGGGAGAGAGGTCCAACGGGGCCATGCGCGGGGACGGCTGGAACCGCATTCCCCTCATCCGCATGACCAACATAAACCTGGAACCGGGTGACTGGACTCTGGACGAGATGGTCCGCGACACGCCCCAGGGGATCTACATGGAGATCAACCGGTCCTGGTCCATCGACGATCGGCGCCTGAACTTCCAGTTCGGATGCGAGGCGGCCTGGGAGATCCGGGACGGCTCCCGTGTCCGCATGCTCAAGAACCCCACCTACACGGGCATAACCCCCGAGTTCTGGGGAAGCTGTGATGCCGTGGGCGACCAGGACCACTGGCGCATGTGGGGTACCCCCAACTGCGGCAAAGGTCAACCCGGCCAGGTGGTCAGCGTGGGCCACGGAGCCGCACCCGCTCGTTTCCACCGGGTCAGAGTAGGAGTGGGAACCCGCTCCACCCCGACCACCTGATGGGAGGATAGTCATCGTCCCAGGTGGCGGCGTCGTCATCCAGGGCTGCCGCGACGTCGCAGTCCCATGCCGTGAGGAGACGCCTGCCCGGGCAGCGCCGCGGCTGGCCGAAGTTCTCATCGTAGTATAGCGTCGCCCACCAGTCGAACCAGCCCGGCTCGTCCCCCTGCCGGTGGCGGGGTTGCAGCATGAGACGACCCTCCGGCCCTATTATGCAGGGGGGTGCCCTGCCCTATTTACGGGCCGGACACCCCGCGGCTGCGGGCCCGGTTCTTCCGGCAGGAAATCGCTCCATACAGAAAGAACCAAAGGGCGGGAAAGGGGCACCGTGCTTGTCTTCTGAACACGAGGAAGAAGATCTGGAAAAGCTGGCCGAGCTCCTCGACCGCCGCGAACGCGGGGACGTGCCTGCGGGTACTGCCG
This window harbors:
- a CDS encoding PHP domain-containing protein produces the protein MSAIAVDRGTEEGRRAAGVGGADMGAGPGEGRFDLHVHTTASDGTWDPARVVREAARLGLAGVAITDHDTVAGVAEGVAEGARAGITVVPGVEVGAERGSEEVHVLGYFVDVDHRGLRATLLRLQGSRERRMERMAERVARLGMPVSLQRVRELAAGGALGRPHMARALVEAGYATSVKEAFERFLERGRPGYVPREHISPEAAVGVIREAGGAGVLAHPGLLRDDSFIPDLVACGLAGIEVYYPEHGPEAVARYRAMARRLGLMATGGSDFHGGPDYPARLGQVTVPARVVADLARLARVP
- a CDS encoding TldD/PmbA family protein, coding for MKIGPMTAAIGPRLETVLEACRAQGCSYADVRWVRREQEEIRWRNGRLLGVSRPRSEGYGIRVLVEGSWGFAATASATSEDLARTAREAVAIARASRSAGGPAVQLAPQEPQHGFYATPVKRDPFAVPLEEKLALLEDADRLMRAVGGAVRVTEAMVGARRERKVLATSEGTLAEQELVSTGAGMQATAARNGEVQFRSHPNAHRGHWEAAGWEAVERMRLREHAERVGREAGQLLDAPSCPEGMTTLILDGRQMALQLHESCGHPVELDRVLGQEAAYAGTSFLEPGLRGRYRYGSPEVNIVADATVPGGLGTFGWDDEGVPAQRVGLVDGGMFTGFLTSRETAPRVGERSNGAMRGDGWNRIPLIRMTNINLEPGDWTLDEMVRDTPQGIYMEINRSWSIDDRRLNFQFGCEAAWEIRDGSRVRMLKNPTYTGITPEFWGSCDAVGDQDHWRMWGTPNCGKGQPGQVVSVGHGAAPARFHRVRVGVGTRSTPTT
- a CDS encoding dipeptidase → MRRTTEAEKLHHECLVVDGHCDTLLRLWETRASLAQRRTEGHLDLPRMREGGVDIQVFACYIEPQYKPDRGLERALQLVDFFHQQLEACPELFLIRTAGDIARVRGEGRLGAMLAIEGGEGVGDDLSYLRTLYRLGVRLITLTWNQRNLIADGVAEERTGGGLSTFGVQVVEEMNRLGMMVDVSHLSEAGFWHVAATCRAPFVASHSCCRALCDHRRNLTDDQIRALARAGGVVGINFAPNFLREDGRATWEDVLRHIEHVISLVGPAHVGLGSDYDGIGAAPTGVEDVSRLPVLTRGMLERGFSEDDVRKILGENFLRVLEQVMDQGTAPATDQETAPATGRAPATGEVAAPAGGRDPGP